The proteins below come from a single Streptomyces tubercidicus genomic window:
- a CDS encoding response regulator — MSGTPTRILLADDQDDVRSGFRLVLNSQPDMTVVGEAADGATALDLARHLRPDVVLADIRMPRLDGLELTRLLAGPEATRPTRVVVVTTFDLDDYVHTALHHGACGFLLKRSGPTLLIEGVRAAMAGDALISPQITVRLLRKLSPPPAACPHPGPEALTDREREIVRLVARGSTNQEIATELVISPGTAKTHLANIQSKLNLRNRVEIASWSWQTGLT; from the coding sequence TCCTGGCCGACGACCAGGACGACGTCCGCAGCGGCTTCCGACTCGTCCTTAACTCACAGCCGGACATGACCGTCGTCGGCGAGGCCGCGGACGGCGCCACAGCGCTCGACCTGGCCCGCCACCTCCGCCCGGACGTCGTCCTGGCGGACATCCGTATGCCCCGCCTCGACGGCCTGGAACTCACCCGCCTGCTAGCGGGGCCCGAGGCCACCCGGCCAACCAGGGTGGTCGTCGTCACCACCTTCGACCTCGACGACTACGTCCACACCGCCCTCCACCACGGCGCCTGCGGCTTCCTCCTCAAACGCTCCGGCCCGACCCTGCTGATCGAGGGCGTCCGCGCAGCGATGGCGGGCGACGCCCTGATCAGCCCCCAAATCACCGTACGACTCCTCCGAAAGCTCTCCCCGCCCCCGGCCGCATGCCCCCACCCGGGCCCCGAAGCCCTCACGGACCGCGAACGCGAAATCGTCCGCCTGGTGGCCCGAGGCTCCACCAACCAGGAAATCGCCACCGAACTCGTCATCTCACCCGGCACCGCAAAGACCCACCTCGCCAACATCCAGTCCAAACTGAATCTCCGCAACCGCGTAGAAATAGCCTCCTGGTCCTGGCAAACCGGCCTCACCTGA
- a CDS encoding DNA sulfur modification protein DndB, whose protein sequence is MSITVDPLRLSKPQDSSTYLAIKTPQGGRTVYSVRVPLLDLPTILPVPDPNNVDKDNRKVDRLHAKHFGEYLDAKQDWVAPTLLARDGGGCAFEKVDDQGAVGYLTVPWAIGGISSLRTIDGQHRVLGVAIEKQRITDAISAVDREVARKVSPEKAAKLEVEREKLISQMNRLKAEYVGLDIYVEPDPIKAQQMFVDVADNAKGISSAVRARFDSYKVANRTLSDVIDHPLLKGRVDAEQDRMTLKNPNFMGAKHVADITRAVIAGAGGRISKKAEQTLTDGEVIEQVKDFLDVISNAFTDLANLTEDDPDAERQPGVLTLAQEVRRTSLLGSVGMLRVLGGVFRELRAGDNPVELDDITAFFKRLDPHMAAPVSESSIWRTTGANDDFEPNAAAPIMRTQNIVHLVSVIAGWYKKAPAAL, encoded by the coding sequence ATGAGCATCACTGTCGATCCTCTGCGGCTGTCCAAGCCGCAGGACTCCAGCACCTACCTTGCCATCAAGACGCCTCAGGGCGGTCGCACCGTCTACAGCGTGCGCGTACCTCTCCTCGACCTCCCGACCATCCTCCCTGTTCCCGACCCGAACAACGTCGACAAAGACAACCGCAAGGTCGACCGTCTCCACGCCAAACACTTCGGTGAATACCTCGATGCCAAGCAGGACTGGGTTGCCCCCACACTCCTGGCTCGGGACGGTGGCGGCTGCGCCTTCGAGAAGGTGGACGATCAGGGTGCCGTCGGCTACCTCACCGTCCCGTGGGCGATCGGCGGCATCTCTTCCCTGCGGACCATTGACGGCCAGCACCGTGTGCTCGGCGTCGCCATCGAGAAGCAGCGCATCACCGATGCCATCTCCGCCGTCGACCGCGAGGTTGCCCGCAAGGTCAGCCCGGAGAAGGCCGCCAAGCTTGAGGTCGAGCGCGAGAAGCTCATCAGCCAGATGAACCGTCTGAAGGCGGAGTACGTCGGTCTGGACATCTACGTCGAGCCCGACCCGATCAAGGCCCAGCAGATGTTCGTGGACGTCGCAGACAACGCCAAAGGCATCAGTAGCGCCGTCCGCGCCCGCTTCGACAGCTACAAGGTCGCCAACCGAACGCTGTCGGATGTCATCGATCACCCGCTGCTGAAGGGCCGGGTCGATGCCGAGCAGGACCGCATGACTCTCAAGAACCCCAACTTCATGGGTGCTAAACACGTTGCCGACATCACGCGCGCCGTCATCGCCGGCGCCGGCGGCCGAATCAGCAAGAAGGCCGAGCAGACTCTCACCGACGGCGAGGTGATCGAGCAGGTCAAGGACTTCCTTGACGTCATCTCCAACGCCTTCACTGACCTCGCCAACCTCACCGAGGACGATCCTGACGCGGAGCGTCAGCCTGGAGTCCTCACCCTGGCGCAGGAGGTACGCCGCACTTCTCTTCTGGGCTCGGTGGGTATGCTCCGGGTTCTCGGCGGCGTGTTCCGTGAGCTTCGTGCGGGCGACAACCCGGTCGAGCTGGACGACATCACGGCGTTCTTCAAACGGCTCGACCCGCATATGGCCGCGCCGGTCTCTGAATCCAGCATCTGGCGTACCACCGGGGCGAACGACGACTTCGAGCCGAACGCCGCTGCGCCGATCATGCGGACCCAGAACATCGTTCACCTGGTGAGCGTCATCGCCGGCTGGTACAAGAAGGCCCCCGCCGCGCTGTAG
- a CDS encoding LysE family translocator: protein MLTFAAASLVLVMIPGPDQALITRNALAGGRAAGLLTMVGGALGLSVHVAAAVLGISTLLVASATAFTILKVVGAGYLVWMGIATFLSARRTMTQKTEDADPEAAKLDTKYLRHGFLSNSLNPKVALFFVTFLPQFLPAGHNVFPRALLLSLAFALIYLLWFSLYVLTVDHFGKVLRRPRVRARIEQVTGILLIGFAARLAFQSP, encoded by the coding sequence GTGCTGACCTTCGCCGCCGCGTCACTGGTCCTGGTCATGATCCCCGGCCCGGACCAGGCCCTGATCACCCGCAACGCCCTCGCCGGCGGCAGGGCGGCCGGGCTGCTCACGATGGTGGGCGGAGCGCTCGGGCTGAGCGTTCATGTGGCAGCGGCGGTGCTGGGCATCTCCACCCTGCTGGTCGCCTCGGCGACCGCGTTCACCATCCTGAAGGTCGTGGGCGCCGGCTATCTGGTGTGGATGGGCATAGCGACGTTCCTGAGCGCCCGACGCACCATGACCCAGAAGACAGAAGATGCCGACCCGGAGGCCGCAAAACTGGACACCAAATACCTCCGGCACGGCTTCCTCTCCAACTCACTCAACCCCAAGGTCGCCCTCTTCTTCGTGACCTTCCTCCCCCAGTTCCTGCCGGCCGGTCACAACGTGTTCCCCAGGGCACTGCTGCTGTCGCTGGCGTTCGCGCTGATCTACCTCCTGTGGTTCAGCCTGTACGTCCTCACGGTCGACCACTTCGGCAAGGTGCTGCGCCGCCCACGGGTGAGAGCCCGAATAGAGCAGGTAACGGGAATCCTCCTCATCGGCTTCGCGGCACGACTGGCTTTCCAGTCGCCGTGA
- a CDS encoding thioesterase II family protein, translating to MHSVAMPRWIVSGAPRPAAPKLYCFAQGGGSAAEYLRWARDLPGAEIHAVQLPGRGSRLNEPVFTSMDPLVEGLLANLPLGAAPYAFFGHSLGSLIAYEVTRALREADRPLPARLVVSGYPAPHLPRTSQELHTLPDAELIETVSRTHGGIPEEVLASAELRELAAIALRADYQVLETYSWRAGEPLSLPITVFGGRADHVTAEQLQAWQELTTGEVTVQQFPGGHFYLREQPAPVLRSLAGALRSVRTKERSAPC from the coding sequence ATGCACTCAGTCGCGATGCCCCGCTGGATTGTCAGCGGGGCACCGCGGCCGGCCGCCCCCAAGCTCTACTGCTTCGCGCAGGGGGGCGGTTCGGCCGCGGAGTACCTCCGCTGGGCCCGTGACCTGCCGGGAGCCGAAATCCACGCCGTACAGCTGCCGGGTCGTGGCTCGCGCCTCAACGAACCGGTGTTCACCTCGATGGACCCACTCGTCGAGGGCCTGCTGGCCAATCTTCCGCTCGGCGCCGCGCCCTACGCCTTCTTCGGGCACAGCCTCGGTTCGCTCATCGCGTACGAGGTGACCCGGGCGCTGCGTGAGGCGGACCGTCCGCTGCCCGCACGGCTCGTGGTCTCCGGCTATCCGGCGCCCCATCTGCCGCGCACCTCACAGGAGCTGCACACGCTGCCGGACGCCGAGCTGATCGAAACGGTGTCCCGGACCCACGGCGGCATCCCGGAGGAGGTGCTGGCCTCCGCGGAGCTGCGGGAGCTGGCGGCCATCGCGCTGCGCGCGGACTACCAGGTCCTGGAGACCTACTCCTGGCGTGCCGGGGAGCCGCTGTCGCTGCCGATCACGGTGTTCGGCGGCCGCGCGGACCATGTCACCGCCGAACAGCTCCAGGCGTGGCAGGAGCTCACGACGGGCGAGGTCACCGTGCAGCAGTTCCCCGGCGGCCACTTCTACCTGCGTGAGCAGCCCGCCCCCGTCCTGCGGTCGCTCGCGGGTGCGCTCCGGTCGGTCCGTACGAAGGAGAGGAGCGCACCGTGCTGA
- a CDS encoding acyl carrier protein, with amino-acid sequence MTAAGEVMTETTPLTQERIVRWFADFLAEILDTSPEAIDPTAPLDQLGADSATVLVICARLREDLGARVRPKDVLQHFTAEGVARYLAGPVPAKG; translated from the coding sequence ATGACCGCCGCAGGAGAAGTGATGACCGAGACCACCCCGTTGACCCAGGAGCGGATCGTGCGCTGGTTCGCCGATTTCCTGGCGGAGATCCTCGACACCTCCCCGGAGGCGATCGACCCGACGGCTCCGCTGGACCAGCTGGGTGCCGACTCGGCGACCGTCCTGGTGATCTGCGCCCGACTCCGTGAGGACCTGGGCGCCCGGGTGCGCCCCAAGGACGTCCTCCAGCACTTCACGGCCGAGGGAGTGGCCCGGTACCTGGCCGGACCCGTCCCGGCGAAGGGGTGA
- a CDS encoding non-ribosomal peptide synthetase, whose amino-acid sequence MNTAPSDATVPEERFQEFPLTEIQYAYWVGRGPNFVLGNVAPHAYFELEGRRLDVDRLSSAWRRLIARHDMLRAVVAEDGRQRVLEHVPDFRIRCTDVRSLPADEAERTLDGIRDEMSHHVYTAADWPLFDIRLTRLADYDRVHISLDLLMVDLASITLLFSEWSALYVDPDHHLEPVDVTFRDYALALERGSQAPRHQKALEYWTSRAQTLAPPPDLPLAKSPVSVHKPRFSHREFHLPEEDWQRLQERCEDRGLTPTAVLATVFSEVLAAWSGTRRFTLNLTLFNRLPLLLTEDDAGHRSLHPHLRRVVGDFTSICLLEMDASGGRPLEERVNTTQLQLQRDLRHRHVSALQTLRERRRLGLQDGFETMPVVFTSGLGTAADVSQAMDSFGDISYRISQTPQVWLDHQVVDITGSLNLTWDCVEELFPAGLLDDMFATYCGMVEQLASDDSLWEKELRVTLPSRQLTGREQANDTAGQAPAGLLHEPLLDMATRHPDRPAVLSNAGTLTYGELAGQAHAIAGRLTEQAGDSGLQDRLVGITLHKGPAQVAAAYGTMMAGGAYLPVSATLPLQRRARILEDGKALAVITDKALESGLEWPQGVPRVHADQEPPAGGSVRHPSGPARPEDLAYVIYTSGSTGAPKGVMIEHHAALNTVIDINERFGVGPGDFVFGLADLSFDLSVYDLFGTFAAGATLVLPDQDLRSDPAHWAKVMATYGTTVWNSVPAQMQMLVEHLEMGGEIPEGLRLVMLSGDWVPVDLPDRIRALWPDAEVISLGGATEASIWSIHHRIGETEAGAKSVPYGIPLRNQTFHVLDAHLDPCPVWTAGELHIGGVGLARGYWADEERTAASFIRHPLTGERLYRTGDFGRYLPDGTIEFLGRRDGQVKINGHRVELGEIETTLARHPGVDSAVVVKASDDGGASRLIGYVVPSEDDSALFVTEHADQEVSQGQWQALRDTAGMPAPGPGPEELRTAWDVLNDVHAVATATAFRSFGLPHSPGEPFDPAALRGAGIAPRYERWLARAVGSLEQAGFLRRGPAGHEVARELPTAVPPELAQRARTVLKDVLDIAEDVSDWMLSLAGDLAGVLTQSIHSAELYASDRTPGIYEKLFGPTYATATEAVRNMVASWPADRPLNVLEVGSGYGSLTRHLLPLLPPDRTEYVFTDISRYFTDRAQSAFEDFPFVRYELFDLDQPAETQGFENQSADLVIAASVLHDMRQVRRTLNSLRSVMAPGGVLLLVEQTTFHPWFDLVMGLQQGFDNFEDTDLRTGHCLLDRGQWQRELTAAGFADTEVITTSGGPGSVGFDVIVAQGPGTGRRFAPEELRSFAADHLAKYMVPAQLLALSELPLSSTGKVDRKALAKAGARSSMRNRPAKPPRTDRQFKLVEIWREVLGLKSVDMADDFLEAGGDSLLAARVAANLQSAFDVTVPVGTILQHTTVEALDTYLEQLLGPSELMPEEK is encoded by the coding sequence ATGAATACCGCCCCTTCGGACGCGACTGTCCCCGAAGAGAGGTTTCAAGAGTTTCCGCTGACCGAGATCCAGTACGCCTACTGGGTCGGCCGGGGTCCCAACTTCGTGCTGGGCAACGTGGCTCCGCACGCCTACTTCGAGCTGGAAGGGCGCCGGCTGGACGTCGACCGGCTCTCCAGTGCCTGGCGCCGGCTCATCGCGCGCCACGACATGTTACGGGCCGTCGTGGCGGAAGACGGCCGGCAACGCGTCCTGGAGCACGTCCCCGACTTCCGGATTCGATGTACCGATGTGCGCTCGCTGCCCGCGGACGAAGCGGAGCGCACCCTCGACGGCATCCGGGATGAGATGTCACATCACGTCTACACCGCCGCGGACTGGCCGCTGTTCGACATCCGGCTCACCCGTCTTGCCGATTACGACCGCGTCCACATCAGCCTCGACCTGCTGATGGTCGACCTTGCGAGCATCACTCTGCTCTTCAGTGAGTGGAGTGCGCTGTACGTGGACCCCGACCATCACCTCGAACCGGTCGACGTGACCTTCCGCGACTACGCGCTGGCGCTGGAACGGGGAAGCCAGGCACCGCGCCACCAGAAGGCACTGGAGTACTGGACCAGTCGGGCGCAGACACTGGCCCCGCCGCCGGACCTCCCGCTCGCCAAGTCCCCGGTGAGTGTGCACAAGCCCCGCTTCTCGCACCGTGAGTTCCACCTCCCCGAAGAGGACTGGCAGCGCCTCCAGGAACGCTGCGAGGACCGCGGCCTGACCCCGACCGCGGTGCTGGCCACGGTCTTCTCCGAAGTGCTGGCGGCCTGGAGCGGTACCCGGCGCTTCACCCTCAACCTCACCTTGTTCAACCGGCTGCCACTGCTGCTGACCGAGGACGACGCCGGTCACCGCAGCCTGCATCCCCACCTGCGGCGGGTGGTCGGCGACTTCACCTCCATCTGTCTGCTGGAGATGGACGCCAGTGGTGGCAGGCCCCTCGAAGAGCGCGTCAACACCACCCAGCTCCAGCTCCAGCGCGATCTGCGCCACCGCCACGTCAGCGCCCTGCAGACCTTGCGCGAGCGCCGCCGGCTCGGACTGCAGGACGGGTTCGAGACGATGCCCGTGGTGTTCACCAGCGGGCTGGGCACCGCCGCCGACGTCTCGCAGGCCATGGACAGCTTCGGCGACATCTCCTACCGCATCAGCCAGACCCCGCAGGTATGGCTCGACCACCAGGTGGTCGACATCACCGGTTCGCTCAACCTGACGTGGGACTGCGTGGAGGAGCTCTTCCCCGCGGGGCTCCTGGACGACATGTTCGCCACGTACTGCGGCATGGTCGAGCAGCTGGCCTCCGACGACTCGCTGTGGGAAAAGGAGCTGCGCGTCACCCTGCCGTCCCGGCAGCTGACCGGCCGCGAGCAGGCCAACGACACCGCCGGCCAGGCCCCCGCCGGACTGCTGCACGAACCGCTGCTCGACATGGCCACCCGCCACCCGGACCGCCCCGCCGTACTCAGCAACGCCGGCACCCTCACCTACGGCGAACTGGCCGGACAGGCCCACGCCATCGCCGGGCGCCTCACCGAGCAGGCCGGCGACTCCGGCCTGCAGGACCGGCTGGTGGGCATCACCCTGCACAAGGGGCCCGCCCAGGTCGCCGCCGCCTACGGCACGATGATGGCCGGCGGTGCCTACCTCCCCGTCAGCGCCACTCTTCCGCTGCAGCGCCGGGCGCGCATCCTGGAGGACGGCAAGGCCCTGGCGGTCATCACGGACAAGGCCCTGGAGAGCGGACTGGAGTGGCCGCAGGGCGTGCCGCGCGTCCACGCCGACCAGGAGCCCCCGGCCGGCGGCTCCGTACGGCACCCGTCCGGGCCGGCGCGGCCGGAAGACCTGGCGTACGTCATCTACACCTCCGGGTCGACCGGGGCGCCCAAGGGCGTGATGATCGAGCACCACGCCGCGCTCAACACCGTCATCGACATCAACGAGCGCTTCGGCGTCGGCCCCGGGGACTTCGTCTTCGGCCTGGCCGACCTCAGTTTCGATCTGTCCGTCTACGACCTGTTCGGCACCTTCGCCGCGGGCGCCACGCTGGTGCTGCCCGACCAGGACCTGCGGTCGGACCCCGCGCACTGGGCGAAGGTCATGGCCACTTATGGCACGACCGTCTGGAACTCGGTACCGGCTCAGATGCAGATGCTCGTCGAGCACCTCGAAATGGGGGGTGAGATCCCCGAGGGGCTGCGGCTGGTGATGCTGAGCGGCGACTGGGTCCCGGTCGATCTGCCGGACCGCATCCGCGCGTTGTGGCCCGATGCCGAGGTCATCAGCCTGGGCGGCGCCACCGAGGCGTCGATCTGGTCGATCCACCACCGGATCGGCGAGACCGAAGCGGGCGCCAAGAGCGTGCCGTACGGGATACCGCTGCGCAACCAGACCTTCCACGTCCTGGACGCCCACCTCGACCCGTGCCCAGTCTGGACGGCGGGTGAGCTGCACATCGGCGGCGTGGGCCTGGCCCGCGGGTACTGGGCGGACGAGGAGCGGACGGCGGCGAGCTTCATCCGCCACCCGCTCACCGGGGAACGGCTCTACCGGACCGGCGACTTCGGCCGCTATCTGCCGGACGGCACGATCGAGTTCCTGGGACGCCGGGACGGCCAGGTCAAGATCAACGGGCACCGGGTCGAGCTGGGCGAGATCGAAACGACCCTCGCCCGCCACCCCGGCGTCGACAGCGCCGTCGTCGTGAAGGCGTCCGACGACGGTGGTGCGTCCCGGCTGATCGGGTATGTCGTGCCGTCGGAGGACGACAGCGCGCTGTTCGTGACCGAGCACGCGGACCAGGAGGTCAGCCAGGGCCAGTGGCAGGCGCTGCGCGACACCGCCGGGATGCCGGCCCCCGGGCCGGGCCCCGAGGAGCTGCGGACCGCCTGGGACGTGCTCAACGACGTCCACGCCGTCGCGACCGCGACCGCCTTCCGCTCCTTCGGGCTGCCGCACTCCCCCGGTGAGCCGTTCGACCCTGCGGCACTGCGCGGAGCCGGTATCGCGCCGCGCTACGAGCGCTGGCTCGCGCGCGCGGTCGGCTCCCTGGAGCAGGCCGGCTTCCTGCGGCGGGGCCCGGCCGGACACGAGGTGGCGCGGGAGCTGCCCACCGCCGTCCCGCCGGAGCTGGCGCAGCGGGCCCGGACCGTGCTCAAGGACGTCCTGGACATCGCCGAGGACGTCAGCGACTGGATGCTCTCCCTCGCCGGTGACCTGGCCGGCGTGCTGACCCAGAGCATCCACTCGGCCGAGCTGTACGCCTCCGACCGGACCCCGGGCATCTACGAGAAGCTGTTCGGCCCGACCTACGCGACCGCGACCGAGGCCGTACGGAACATGGTGGCGTCCTGGCCCGCCGACCGGCCCCTGAATGTGCTGGAGGTCGGGTCCGGTTACGGCTCGCTGACGCGGCATCTGCTGCCGCTGCTGCCGCCCGACCGCACCGAGTACGTCTTCACGGACATCTCCCGCTACTTCACCGACCGGGCGCAGTCCGCCTTCGAGGACTTCCCGTTCGTGCGGTACGAGCTGTTCGACCTCGACCAGCCGGCCGAGACCCAGGGCTTCGAGAACCAGTCCGCCGACCTGGTCATCGCCGCGAGCGTGCTGCACGACATGCGCCAGGTCCGGCGCACGCTGAACAGTCTGCGCTCCGTGATGGCGCCGGGAGGCGTGCTCCTGCTGGTCGAGCAGACCACCTTCCATCCGTGGTTCGACCTGGTGATGGGCCTTCAGCAGGGCTTCGACAACTTCGAGGACACGGATCTGCGTACCGGGCACTGTCTGCTGGACCGCGGTCAGTGGCAGCGGGAGCTGACGGCTGCCGGGTTCGCCGACACGGAGGTGATCACCACCTCCGGCGGTCCGGGCTCGGTCGGTTTCGACGTGATCGTCGCCCAGGGCCCCGGCACCGGACGCCGGTTCGCCCCCGAGGAGCTGCGCTCCTTCGCCGCCGACCACCTGGCCAAGTACATGGTGCCGGCGCAGCTTCTCGCGCTGAGCGAGCTTCCGCTCAGCAGCACCGGCAAGGTGGACCGCAAGGCCCTGGCGAAGGCGGGAGCGCGCAGTTCGATGCGCAACCGCCCGGCCAAGCCACCGCGTACCGACCGGCAGTTCAAGCTGGTCGAGATCTGGCGCGAGGTCCTGGGTCTGAAGAGTGTGGACATGGCCGACGACTTCCTGGAGGCGGGCGGCGACTCGCTGCTCGCGGCCCGGGTGGCGGCCAACCTGCAGTCGGCGTTCGATGTCACCGTGCCCGTCGGCACGATTCTGCAGCACACGACGGTGGAGGCACTCGATACGTACCTGGAGCAGCTGCTCGGCCCGTCCGAGCTGATGCCGGAGGAGAAGTGA
- a CDS encoding TetR/AcrR family transcriptional regulator, with the protein MNDSGQGTGSTAGSKRKDARRNQQTLLEAAAAVFVASGVEAPVRDIAAEAGVGMGTIYRHFPTRADLIIAVYRHQVDACAEAGPALLATSPSPHAALGQWVDQFVDFLATKHGLAAAMQADNAGFETLHAYFLDRLLPVCTQLLDAATTAGEIHTGLDAYQLMRGIGNLCIGAENDPHYDARPLVALLITGLRTGH; encoded by the coding sequence GTGAACGACAGCGGCCAGGGCACGGGAAGCACAGCCGGGTCCAAGCGCAAGGACGCCCGGCGCAATCAGCAGACCCTGCTGGAAGCGGCAGCCGCGGTCTTCGTCGCCTCGGGCGTGGAAGCGCCGGTGCGCGACATCGCAGCCGAGGCAGGCGTCGGCATGGGCACGATCTACCGCCACTTCCCCACCCGGGCGGACCTGATCATCGCGGTCTACCGCCACCAGGTCGACGCCTGCGCCGAGGCCGGCCCGGCCCTGCTGGCGACCAGCCCGTCACCGCACGCCGCCCTCGGACAGTGGGTCGACCAGTTCGTCGACTTCCTGGCCACCAAGCACGGCCTGGCCGCCGCCATGCAGGCCGACAACGCCGGCTTCGAAACGCTGCACGCTTACTTCCTCGACCGCCTCCTGCCGGTCTGCACCCAGCTCCTCGACGCCGCCACCACCGCGGGCGAAATCCACACCGGCCTCGACGCGTACCAACTCATGCGCGGCATCGGAAACCTCTGCATCGGCGCCGAAAACGACCCCCACTACGACGCACGCCCCCTGGTGGCCCTCCTCATCACCGGACTACGCACAGGCCACTAA
- a CDS encoding alpha/beta hydrolase family protein yields the protein MDDTFGSESGSRGADGQEPVGAPGAVVSVKPVVLRAPGRGVDLQVRVSAPAIGGDLPVIVFSHGFGWSMNGYAPLADFWAAQGFVVVQPTHLDSRTLGLPAEDPRTPRIWRYRIEDLTRVLDGLDVLEAAVPGLSGRVDGSRVAVAGHSWGAQTASALLGARVLDADGVAGEDLSDHRVTAGVLLALTGLGDDLTPFAVENLPFMRPSFDGMTAPALIVAGDSDRSPLSTRGPDWFTDPYTHSPGSKSLLTLFGAEHSLGGIPGYEVAETTDESPARVALIQRLSTAFLRSALHPEDASWQAAVSALEEEPSPLGKLASKSDQDGHGRGGR from the coding sequence ATGGACGACACGTTCGGCTCCGAATCCGGCTCGCGTGGCGCGGATGGGCAGGAGCCTGTGGGTGCGCCTGGCGCGGTGGTATCCGTGAAGCCGGTTGTTCTGCGGGCTCCGGGGCGTGGGGTGGATCTCCAGGTGCGGGTGTCCGCCCCCGCGATCGGCGGCGATCTGCCCGTCATCGTGTTCTCGCATGGCTTCGGCTGGTCGATGAACGGCTACGCGCCGTTGGCGGACTTCTGGGCCGCGCAGGGGTTTGTGGTCGTGCAGCCCACCCACCTCGACTCCAGGACGCTCGGGCTGCCTGCCGAGGATCCCCGTACGCCGCGGATCTGGCGCTATCGGATAGAAGACCTCACGCGGGTGCTGGACGGGCTCGACGTGCTGGAAGCTGCTGTGCCGGGGCTCAGTGGGCGCGTCGATGGCAGTCGGGTCGCGGTGGCTGGTCACTCCTGGGGAGCTCAGACGGCGAGTGCGCTGCTGGGGGCGAGGGTTCTCGACGCCGATGGTGTGGCGGGAGAGGACCTGTCCGATCACCGCGTCACAGCGGGTGTATTGCTCGCGCTGACCGGGCTGGGGGATGACCTGACGCCGTTCGCTGTCGAGAACCTTCCCTTTATGAGGCCGTCCTTTGACGGCATGACCGCGCCGGCCCTCATCGTCGCCGGGGACAGCGACCGGTCTCCTCTCTCCACCCGTGGGCCGGACTGGTTCACCGACCCCTACACCCACAGCCCGGGGAGCAAGAGCCTGCTCACGCTGTTCGGGGCGGAGCACTCACTCGGGGGCATCCCCGGGTACGAGGTCGCCGAGACGACGGATGAGAGTCCCGCGCGCGTCGCTCTGATTCAGCGGCTCAGCACGGCATTCCTGCGCAGCGCACTCCATCCCGAGGACGCCAGTTGGCAGGCGGCGGTCAGCGCGCTGGAGGAAGAGCCCAGCCCGCTGGGGAAGTTGGCGAGCAAGTCAGATCAGGACGGCCACGGAAGGGGCGGGCGATGA
- a CDS encoding NAD-dependent epimerase/dehydratase family protein — MILVTGGLGFIGSHTVRALLDLGEDCVVVQRRASELPAVLDGARVAVERADITDRDALLAIGRRHRITGIVHLAGSFPWPPVPEEPVEATRQALGGLLNVVEAAQEWGVRRLGVASTIGVYFGAGGDGPLREDAPLAMSAAVSIPTFKKVGELLGGFLADATGVDIVNYRISGTWGPLGHPDPFFAAPALIHAAARGTVPDLSHLMGPAFAEDGLDLSYVKDTGRAIALLQLAGRLNHRTYNVGSGRATTNAQIVEAIRGVVPGARVGLPAGGGGPHMVLDIGRLQEDTGYRAEYDTERAVSDYIGWLRAGNER; from the coding sequence ATGATCCTCGTCACCGGAGGTCTCGGCTTCATCGGATCGCATACCGTGCGAGCGCTGCTGGACCTGGGCGAAGACTGTGTGGTGGTGCAGCGCCGCGCCTCTGAGCTCCCGGCCGTACTTGACGGGGCGCGGGTGGCGGTGGAGCGGGCGGATATCACCGATCGCGATGCCCTGCTCGCGATCGGCCGGCGCCATCGCATCACGGGCATCGTGCACCTGGCCGGGTCCTTTCCCTGGCCTCCCGTCCCTGAGGAGCCGGTTGAGGCGACACGGCAGGCGCTCGGCGGACTGCTGAACGTCGTGGAGGCGGCGCAGGAGTGGGGCGTGCGGCGGCTGGGTGTCGCCAGCACGATCGGGGTCTACTTCGGCGCCGGGGGTGATGGGCCGCTGCGCGAGGACGCTCCGCTGGCGATGAGCGCAGCCGTCTCGATCCCCACCTTCAAGAAGGTCGGTGAACTGCTGGGCGGATTCCTCGCCGATGCCACGGGTGTCGACATCGTCAACTATCGGATCTCCGGTACGTGGGGCCCGCTCGGGCACCCGGATCCGTTCTTCGCCGCGCCCGCCCTCATCCACGCTGCCGCCCGTGGCACCGTCCCGGACCTCTCCCACCTCATGGGGCCGGCCTTCGCCGAGGACGGGCTCGACCTCAGCTATGTGAAGGACACCGGGCGGGCGATCGCCCTGCTCCAGCTCGCGGGCAGGCTGAACCACCGTACGTACAACGTCGGTTCCGGCCGGGCCACGACCAACGCCCAGATCGTCGAAGCGATCAGGGGGGTGGTCCCTGGTGCCCGGGTCGGCCTCCCTGCCGGGGGCGGTGGACCGCACATGGTTCTCGATATCGGTCGTCTCCAGGAAGACACCGGCTATCGGGCGGAGTACGACACCGAGCGGGCCGTGAGTGACTACATCGGGTGGCTGCGTGCGGGTAACGAGAGGTGA